In the Treponema maltophilum ATCC 51939 genome, TTCCCGTTTTGTCAAGGCGCGGTTGACACTTACGCTTTGCGGATGCTATGATTCGCCATATGTCCGACCGCATAGAAGCGAAGATAATCGCCCTCGACCTTGACGACACCCTCTTAAAGACCGATTTAACGATATCCGATTATACCGTCGGCATTATACAAAAAGCGGTCAACCGCGGAATATATGTTACGCTCTGTTCCGGCCGAACCGATAACGCCATTTTGCCTTATGTGCGCAGGCTGGAGATTGCGGGAACGCAAGGCGGCCGCTACATTATTGCGCAAAACGGCGCTTCGATTATCGATTTGCATGAGCGAAAAGTCATATATAGCCGCTTTGTCGATTCCGATGTGCTTGTGCGCGCGTTCCGTATCGCAAACAACAACGGCTTTGCCTGCCAAGTGTACGACCCGAGTACGATTTACATTCCGTTTAAAAACAAATGGGCGGATACCGATCTTAAACTCAGCCGTTTAAAAGAACGGGTTGTTCCGAACTTTGAAGAATTCCTTACCGAAAAACAACACGCAAAAATGGTTATATCGGGAGAACCCGCCGACATTGCGCGGCTCGAATCCGATCTTCGCACAGAACTCGGCGGCACATGCGTTTTATTTACGAGTAAGCCGTTTTTTCTTGAAATCCTTCCCAAAGACACGGGAAAGGGCGAAGCCCTCTTGTGGCTTGCCGAACGTTTGGGCGTTCCGCAAAAAAACACGATGGCCTTCGGAGACGCTATGAACGACGAAAGCATGATTCGACTCGCCGGATGCTCCGTCGCGATGAAAAACGGCTCGGAGGCGATAAAAAAACTCGC is a window encoding:
- a CDS encoding Cof-type HAD-IIB family hydrolase codes for the protein MSDRIEAKIIALDLDDTLLKTDLTISDYTVGIIQKAVNRGIYVTLCSGRTDNAILPYVRRLEIAGTQGGRYIIAQNGASIIDLHERKVIYSRFVDSDVLVRAFRIANNNGFACQVYDPSTIYIPFKNKWADTDLKLSRLKERVVPNFEEFLTEKQHAKMVISGEPADIARLESDLRTELGGTCVLFTSKPFFLEILPKDTGKGEALLWLAERLGVPQKNTMAFGDAMNDESMIRLAGCSVAMKNGSEAIKKLAAYTSEFTNDEDGVARFIEKHVL